From the genome of Anopheles moucheti chromosome 3, idAnoMoucSN_F20_07, whole genome shotgun sequence, one region includes:
- the LOC128302132 gene encoding ubiquitin carboxyl-terminal hydrolase 47 produces MVCAKDDQTLCTIRDERLDAVQKRFSVTVRPHYTVAALYEDVRLQAEHTDFELYLTNKETDEQIPLHERQQEKLSDVGIKFGTVNDLTIFPRNPQYSLPPDDMYSDDDLALGASASPVDSGNYNIPEPPEIQPPMLRRFNNDIEAQQSAKSNSLPAIGAPPVNSMSGGSIISNGFHHGDGGGGESGGGVGTTGRGRRIGGDGESERTPHFRGLVNQAMTCYLNSLLQGLYMTPEFRNALYNWEFDGEDEAKSIPYQLQKLFVNLQTSPKSAVETTDLTRSFGWDSAEGWQQHDIQELCRVMFDALEHKFKRTEQSDLINRLYQGHMIDYVKCLECNTEKQREDKFLDIPLPVRPFGSTVANECVEDALQGFVKPEILNESNQYFCDTCNKKCDAHKGLKFTKFPYILTLHLKRFDFDYQSFHRIKLNDKVTFPELLNLNHFVSSTSTSDYKLTTSTIAAAAAAAAAESSSTNGVVNGNGPMMMETAENFMKSDECSTTDSGSALEEDSFQNGGTSVSSTTTTPNDQFMAQDDDEGIDMDLTTNGDSHSKSSPMNNSFNAPGPYKYELFAIMIHAGSASGGHYYAYIKDFKSGRWFSFNDQTVSPITQEDIHKSYGGGSFKTSYTGAYTSSTNAYMLMYRQIESEKNALPISEEQFPEHIKRLVMKIRANEGNHSRDHLDMTRITVAYANPRTRTVKGQRMAVFTSSTLAETVQEAIRVLHLKGTVPVERCRLVGYDSNAHTIERSFEGHEDKSIDECMRMLKRCDALLLEVREEGETFEEYLVQGVMTKVYKVDVNARDVEGPLSIRVNLSQTVAQYRAVIARKLKLNPKTILIGMTVHKDSAKLLQNDDTTLEDEHFIEYCKVFVTTAPQPTVDDPEQYCARFRQFMQRLDHLVSLYILLPNMESDTLESLSIPRLSKETLATIAGADYPMAGTGTGDSNSEDSSLSDNDRTLVEDDFVHIKLNGDLHLTNGGNGVMSNGVKSTTTTSTTNGFKDDDEEEDEDAKLAEMLQECRTLEYYFKVAPLDTASSNNNSNGSNTNGNSSADDSTRSHSTDSQKLIQVLIDKRSCNAYLKYRLQSYLQISMDYFKVFSSDVLCPTNDSANLLKELDYKDDDRLALELGRVLRKGEYKLNVSYVNVNDMTEEMDNTVFLCSSIVKNGDLVGQIKADILANLPTTLGEAAKKYAHLHSNNCRLRRKGIKYLSAVYKDDERIGRDISMPTNVDVFLQEVDDLASLTPIDINDVVLLVRRWYPSEMRLGKFQEILFTDKLELTKQLARISGIAEENIEYVKIPQTTLHRDSVLNIQNGLQWVSTPQHADDCQIYCVGTLLYYRDSTEPLKELTPEERKELTKKDSRTSSTYSPRKERALKIYLDASPKKADD; encoded by the exons ATGGTATGCGCCAAGGACGACCAAACGCTCTGCACCATCAGAGACGAACGGCTAGACGCAGTACAGAAACGCTTTTCCGTAACCGTCCGTCCGCACTATACCGTCGCCGCGCTTTACGAGGATGTAAGGCTACAAGCGGAACATACTGACTTCGAGTTATATCTAACCAATAAAGAAACAGATGAACAG ATTCCCTTACACGAACGGCAACAGGAGAAGCTTTCGGATGTCGGTATAAAGTTTGGTACCGTGAACGATCTTACCATTTTTCCGCGCAATCCACAATATTCG TTACCACCAGATGATATGTACTCCGATGATGATCTAGCGCTTGGTGCATCAGCTAGCCCGGTAGATTCCGGCAACTACAATATCCCAGAACCGCCGGAAATTCAACCGCCTATGTTGCGGCGCTTTAACAACGACATCGAAGCCCAACAGTCTGCCAAGAGCAACAGTTTGCCAGCGATCGGTGCACCACCGGTTAACAGCATGAGCGGCGGAAGCATCATCAGTAATGGCTTCCATcacggtgatggtggtggtggcgagaGCGGTGGAGGAGTAGGAACGACGGGAAGGGGAAGAAGAATTGGCGGCGATGGGGAGAGCGAGCGGACACCACATTTCCGCGGTCTCGTCAATCAGGCAATGACCTGCTATCTAAACAGTCTGCTGCAGGGACTGTACATGACGCCCGAGTTTCGTAACGCGCTGTACAACTGGGAATTTGACGGTGAGGATGAAGCAAAATCAATACCCTACCAGCTGCAAAAGCTGTTCGTTAATCTGCAAACGTCCCCAAAGTCGGCCGTCGAGACGACGGATCTGACGCGCAGCTTCGGTTGGGATTCGGCCGAAGGTTGGCAGCAGCACGACATACAGGAGCTGTGCCGCGTGATGTTTGACGCGCTCGAGCACAAGTTCAAGCGCACCGAGCAGTCGGATCTGATCAATCGGCTGTACCAGGGCCACATGATCGATTACGTGAAGTGTTTGGAGTGTAATACGGAGAAGCAGCGGGAGGACAAATTTCTGGACATACCGTTGCCGGTGCGTCCGTTCGGAAGTACTGTCGCGAACGAGTGCGTCGAGGATGCGCTGCAAGGTTTTGTGAAGCCGGAAATTTTGAACGAAAGCAACCAGTACTTCTGCGACACTTGCAACAAGAAGTGCGATGCGCACAAAGGGCTGAAATTTACCAAGTTCCCGTACATTTTGACATTGCATCTGAAgcgtttcgatttcgattaCCAATCGTTTCATCGGATCAAACTGAATGATAA AGTAACTTTTCCTGAGCTGCTGAACTTGAACCATTTTGTTAGCTCGACATCCACGTCCGATTACAAGCTTACGACCAGCACGATTGCAGCTGCGGCCGCTGCTGCCGCAGCCGAATCTTCGTCCACCAACGGTGTAGTTAATGGTAACGGTCCAATGATGATGGAGACGGCAGAAAACTTTATGAAATCGGATGAATGCAGCACTACGGATAGTGGTTCGGCGCTTGAGGAGGACTCGTTCCAGAATGGTGGCACATCCGTATCATCAACGACTACCACTCCCAATGATCAGTTTATGGCGCAG GATGACGATGAAGGTATCGATATGGATTTGACGACCAATGGCGATAGTCACAGCAAATCGTCACCGATGAACAACAGCTTCAACGCGCCTGGCCCATACAAATATGAATTGTTTGCCATCATGATACACGCTGGCAGCGCTTCCGGTGGCCATTACTATGCATACATCAAGGACTTTAAGAGCGGTCGTTGGTTCTCGTTTAACGATCAAACTGTTTCACCG ATAACACAAGAGGACATTCATAAATCGTACGGAGGTGGATCGTTCAAAACGTCGTACACCGGTGCATACACGTCCAGCACTAATGCCTATATGCTAATGTATCGTCAAATTGAGAGTGAGAAGAATGCTCTACCGATTTCGGAGGAACAATTTCCCGAGCATATTAAG CGCTTGGTGATGAAAATTCGAGCCAACGAAGGCAATCATAGCCGCGATCACCTAGACATGACCCGAATCACGGTAGCATATGCAAATCCACGTACACGCACTGTGAAAGGACAGCGAATGGCGGTGTTTACAAGCTCTACACTGGCCGAGACAGTGCAGGAAGCCATTCGAGTGCTGCATCTGAAGGGAACGGTGCCTGTAGAGCGTTGCCGCTTGGTCGGCTATGATAGCAATGCGCATACTATCGAGCGTAGCTTCGAAGGGCATGAGGACAAATCG ATTGACGAGTGTATGAGAATGCTGAAACGCTGCGATGCACTACTGTTGGAGGTCCGGGAGGAGGGTGAAACGTTCGAAGAATATTTAGTGCAAGGCGTGATGACTAAG GTGTACAAAGTGGACGTGAATGCCCGAGACGTGGAGGGTCCACTGTCGATACGAGTCAATCTATCACAAACGGTAGCACAATACAGGGCTGTGATCGCGCGAAAGCTTAAGCTGAACCCGAAAACGATACTTATCGGTATGACGGTGCACAAGGACAGCGCGAAGCTGCTGCAGAACGACGACACAACGCTGGAGGACGAACATTTCATCGAATACTGCAAGGTGTTTGTAACGACGGCACCTCAGCCCACGGTGGACGATCCCGAACAATACTGTGCACGGTTCCGGCAGTTTATGCAGCGGCTGGATCACCTGGTGTCGCTGTACATACTGTTACCGAACATGGAGTCAG ATACTCTTGAAAGCCTCTCCATTCCGCGCCTATCCAAAGAGACCCTGGCTACGATCGCTGGAGCCGACTATCCGATGGCCGGTACCGGCACCGGAGACAGCAACAGCGAGGACAGTAGCCTGAGTGATAACGACCGTACGCTGGTCGAAGATGACTTTGTCCACATAAAGCTGAACGGAGATTTGCATTTGACCAACGGAGGGAACGGAGTGATGAGCAATGGTGTCAAGAGCACTACCACCACCTCGACCACCAACGGTTTCAAGGATGACGACGAGGAAGAAGACGAAGATGCAAAACTGGCGGAAATGCTGCAGGAGTGTCGGACGCTGGAATACTACTTCAAAGTGGCACCGTTGGATACGGCgagtagcaacaacaacagcaatggTTCCAACACCAACGGCAACAGCTCGGCGGACGATAGCACACGCAGCCACAGCACAGACAGTCAGAAGCTAATACAGGTGCTGATCGACAAACGGTCGTGTAACGCTTACTTGAAATACCGACTGCAGTCGTACCTGCAGATATCCATGGATTACTTCAAAGTATTTTCCTCGGATGTTCTCTGCCCAACGAACGACAGCGCCAATTTGCTAAAAGAACTGGATTACAA agATGATGATCGTCTTGCTCTCGAATTGGGCCGTGTGTTGCGCAAGGGCGAGTATAAGCTGAACGTGAGCTACGTTAACGTGAACGACATGACGGAGGAAATGGACAACACGGTGTTCCTTTGCAGCTCGATTGTCAAAAATGGCGATTTGGTGGGCCAGATAAAGGCCGACATTCTCGCAAACCTGCCCACAACGCTTGGCGAAGCGGCCAAAAAGTATGCCCACCTGCACTCAAACAACTGTCGATTGCGCCGCAAAGGCATCAAGTATCTGTCGGCGGTGTACAAGGATGACGAGCGTATCGGTAGGGACATCAGCATGCCAACGAACGTTGAT GTATTCTTGCAAGAAGTTGATGATCTCGCCAGCCTCACACCGATCGATATCAATGATGTGGTATTGTTAGTGAGAAGATGGTACCCATCAGAAATGAGATTAGGCAAATTCCAGGAAATTTTATTCACCG ACAAACTTGAGCTGACGAAACAATTGGCCCGCATCAGCGGAATCGCGGAGGAAAACATTGAGTACGTGAAGATACCACAGACGACTCTGCATCGTGACAGTGTCCTGAACATACAGAACGGATTGCAATGGGTGTCAACGCCGCAGCATGCAGACGACTGTCAGATTTACTGTGTCGGCACGCTACTCTACTACCG TGATAGCACAGAACCACTAAAGGAACTAACACCGGAAGAGCGCAAAGAACTGACGAAGAAGGACAGCAGAACCAGCTCGACTTACTCACCCCGCAAGGAACGTGCGCTCAAAATCTATCTGGATGCTTCGCCTAAGAAGGCCGACGACTGA